A genomic segment from Arcobacter acticola encodes:
- a CDS encoding energy transducer TonB encodes MENKKSLLIIFTLIISAHLLLFANLDLEEKVVVAQNKPAVNISKINLKNVVIKKPEPKVEPVVEPIVEKIIEKPLPETKSKNIVKQEKKKEKKIKEVKKVEKKVLKEVEKTQEVKVEQKAEPQVQELASKEVLKQKDTIDPSQIEALENEYLSKLRYLIEKNKIYPQSAKRLNQMGKVHVCFVISKDGQIKDVKVVKDSNYKRLNEAALEILAKINRFEPIPEKLNKNSWEITVPIVYQITRS; translated from the coding sequence ATGGAAAATAAAAAAAGTTTACTAATCATCTTTACACTGATAATTTCAGCGCATTTATTACTATTCGCAAATTTGGACCTTGAAGAAAAAGTTGTTGTTGCACAAAATAAACCAGCAGTTAATATTTCAAAAATAAATCTAAAAAATGTAGTAATCAAAAAGCCTGAACCAAAAGTAGAACCTGTTGTGGAGCCTATTGTTGAGAAAATCATAGAAAAACCTTTACCTGAAACTAAAAGTAAAAATATAGTAAAGCAAGAAAAGAAAAAAGAAAAAAAGATAAAAGAAGTAAAAAAAGTTGAAAAAAAAGTTCTAAAGGAAGTAGAGAAAACCCAAGAAGTTAAAGTTGAACAAAAAGCTGAACCTCAAGTACAAGAATTAGCTTCAAAAGAAGTGCTTAAACAAAAAGATACAATAGATCCAAGCCAAATAGAAGCCTTAGAAAATGAGTATTTATCAAAACTTAGATATTTAATTGAAAAAAATAAAATCTATCCACAAAGTGCAAAAAGACTCAATCAAATGGGAAAAGTTCATGTTTGTTTTGTTATTTCAAAAGATGGACAAATCAAAGATGTAAAAGTTGTAAAAGATTCAAACTACAAAAGATTAAATGAAGCAGCTTTAGAGATTCTTGCAAAGATTAATAGATTTGAGCCAATACCTGAAAAATTAAATAAGAACTCTTGGGAAATAACAGTTCCAATAGTTTATCAAATAACAAGGAGTTAA
- a CDS encoding TolC family protein: MRKILIYSLFCNFALANGLDVLQNDKKELRNLEKKIIETSYKSLKNDWISPITISSSLNRNYSNIDENDKLSKNMSIGFSQSIYESGGIELSIQYAKDKYNYDLLSWENINNQILQAVYETLSTYLKLMS, translated from the coding sequence TTGCGTAAGATATTAATTTACTCATTATTTTGTAATTTTGCACTTGCAAATGGATTAGATGTATTACAAAATGATAAAAAAGAGTTAAGGAATTTAGAAAAAAAAATCATCGAAACTAGCTATAAAAGTTTAAAAAATGATTGGATTTCACCTATTACTATTAGTTCAAGTTTAAATAGAAATTATTCAAATATTGATGAAAATGATAAGTTATCAAAAAATATGTCAATTGGTTTTTCCCAAAGTATTTATGAATCAGGGGGGATTGAATTATCAATTCAATATGCAAAAGATAAATATAATTATGATTTACTTTCTTGGGAAAATATTAATAATCAAATACTGCAAGCTGTTTATGAAACACTAAGTACCTACTTAAAATTAATGTCATAA
- a CDS encoding ExbD/TolR family protein translates to MKKREILTPDITPLIDVVFILLIFFIVSSVFKKDELALVLNLPTSSAQEIELKQKELIIELNSDKLAVYGKEITLELLEQEIAAIEDKEKNIIFRIDKEVKYEKIIEVLEVLQKHQLFNISLITDTKK, encoded by the coding sequence ATGAAAAAAAGAGAAATATTAACTCCTGATATTACACCACTTATAGATGTTGTTTTTATTCTTTTAATATTTTTTATTGTTTCTTCTGTATTTAAAAAAGATGAGTTGGCTTTAGTTTTAAATCTTCCAACCTCAAGTGCGCAAGAGATTGAACTTAAGCAAAAAGAATTAATTATTGAATTAAATAGTGATAAATTAGCTGTTTATGGTAAAGAGATTACTTTAGAGTTGTTAGAACAAGAAATAGCTGCAATAGAAGATAAAGAAAAAAATATAATTTTTAGAATTGATAAAGAAGTAAAATATGAAAAAATAATTGAAGTTCTTGAAGTCCTTCAAAAACATCAACTATTTAACATATCTTTAATAACTGACACTAAAAAGTAG
- a CDS encoding MotA/TolQ/ExbB proton channel family protein, whose translation MGVDLITYIDRGGIIVYILIFLNIIGFTIMFWKLVVIALSSNKREFLINEIITFAKENNEEFKKDSIENFINRKIRKLEFGLNTVKIIASIAPLLGLLGTVIGVLDSFDSITKSGLGDPSIFSSGISVALITTIAGLIVAIPHYIGYNYIVGILDDIELKIQKEVLKKI comes from the coding sequence ATGGGTGTTGATTTAATTACTTATATCGACAGAGGTGGAATAATAGTTTATATTCTAATTTTTTTAAATATTATTGGTTTTACAATTATGTTTTGGAAACTTGTAGTAATTGCACTATCTAGCAATAAAAGAGAGTTTTTAATAAATGAGATAATCACTTTTGCAAAAGAGAATAATGAAGAATTTAAAAAAGATTCTATTGAAAATTTTATAAATAGAAAAATAAGAAAATTAGAGTTTGGATTAAACACTGTAAAAATCATAGCTTCTATTGCCCCATTATTAGGACTTTTAGGAACGGTAATTGGAGTTTTAGATTCATTTGATTCTATTACAAAAAGTGGATTAGGTGATCCTTCTATATTTTCAAGTGGAATTTCAGTTGCTTTGATTACTACAATTGCTGGATTAATTGTGGCGATTCCTCACTATATAGGATATAACTATATTGTTGGTATTTTAGATGATATTGAGCTAAAAATCCAAAAAGAGGTTCTTAAAAAGATATGA
- a CDS encoding ATP-binding protein, translated as MKNMRIKVKLIFLFIVIKVIPLLAISYIAYNGVMKLDLYLNNSTKLLFDQSKNIIQNTANLSIEDSIKNLDKKSQESLEKISYEIANKIAEFLYERDNDILLLSKLELNQKTLEKFYEVKNKNITIHGKYYYDNSSSEYKNNEQIIKEQRVNTKANLKDNEKEFNYIDPLEFKIKSIPIYKELNYFDLDGKEIYKVSSINENKLDLSDKKNTYVNSETYFEEISKLKENEIYVSDVIGEYVGSKIIGYYTKEKAKKAGIEFEPEKSAYAGIENPLGKRFEGIVRFITPVYKNGLKTGYVSMALDHRHVREFTDTSNPTGNSVKQNISDARLGNYAFMWDYEGKNISHPRDYSIMGYDRSTGQKVMPWLSADLAEKYYASKKDINEFLKDYPIFEEQSLSKKPNLKQLKEDGNVGLDCRYLNFAPQCEGWMQLTQNGGYGSFIINWSNVWKLTTAATIPYYTGKYANTKRGFGFVSIGASVDDFHSAANKTKEDVLSILENQTKSMQTIVSSNQVEIEDFITLLINELTIITLTLVLIIIFIAVWMSDYIISKINNLLIGTKKFANNELDYRIKVTSKDEIGELESSFNDMAKEISTLISTQKELNDHLEDKVDEKTKELLQINETLEKEVENRTESLKEALLKAQNSDKVKSTFLANMSHEIRTPLNSIIGFSELLANNSDIDDSAKKYSSIIEESAKSLLSIINDILDISKIESGNFDINIKETNINEVCKNVYELFSNKADEKNINFNFKINKDIPNCVLSDGIRIRQVLSNLINNAIKFTKLDGEIDFEVLLIENKDELIKLRFLVKDNGIGIPSNKLLNIFEPFIQVDNESNRQYEGTGLGLSISSHIVKLLGSKIEVSSKIDLGSSFWFDLEVSVCDSGVSILEEKKEEIVPNDTFYGKILVAEDNVLNQQLIKYILENLNLNYKIVSNGQEAINEYKNDSYNLILMDINMPIVDGVSAFNQIREYEKNNDLIFIPIVALTANVIKGDREKFLDLGMDNYLTKPINMNKLKQILNTYLSLNIKEKNIEMKMDNIQMQNIEKKEPLEEFVLTFDKNDAINQLGLDEITIDMLLDNFFLTLDSDINNIQEAIDLKDSNKISQTAHYLKGSCANLVMKDAVDILQDIESKSKLGETNFDLKKLKEIFEKIKQFI; from the coding sequence ATGAAAAATATGAGAATAAAAGTAAAACTAATATTTCTTTTTATTGTTATAAAAGTAATACCTCTTTTAGCAATATCCTATATAGCGTACAATGGGGTGATGAAATTAGATTTATACTTAAACAATAGTACTAAATTACTTTTTGATCAAAGTAAAAATATTATACAAAATACTGCTAATTTATCTATTGAAGATAGTATAAAAAATTTAGATAAAAAATCTCAAGAATCATTAGAAAAAATCTCCTATGAAATTGCAAATAAAATTGCAGAGTTTTTATATGAAAGAGATAACGATATACTTCTTTTATCTAAACTTGAATTAAATCAAAAAACATTAGAAAAATTTTATGAAGTTAAAAATAAAAATATTACAATCCATGGTAAATATTATTATGATAATAGTAGCAGTGAATATAAAAATAATGAACAAATAATAAAAGAGCAAAGAGTTAATACTAAAGCAAATTTGAAAGATAATGAAAAAGAGTTTAATTATATTGATCCTTTGGAATTTAAAATAAAATCTATACCCATTTACAAAGAGCTTAACTATTTTGATTTAGATGGAAAAGAGATATATAAAGTTTCTTCTATTAATGAAAATAAATTAGATTTATCAGATAAAAAAAATACCTATGTGAACTCAGAGACTTATTTTGAAGAGATTAGTAAATTAAAAGAGAATGAAATATATGTTTCAGATGTAATTGGTGAGTATGTTGGTTCAAAAATAATAGGTTATTATACAAAAGAGAAAGCAAAAAAAGCAGGTATTGAGTTTGAACCAGAAAAGTCTGCTTATGCAGGAATTGAAAATCCATTAGGAAAAAGATTTGAAGGAATTGTAAGATTTATAACTCCTGTATATAAAAATGGTCTTAAAACAGGATATGTTTCAATGGCTTTGGATCATAGACACGTAAGAGAGTTTACAGATACTTCAAATCCTACAGGAAATAGTGTAAAACAAAATATTTCAGATGCAAGATTGGGTAATTATGCTTTTATGTGGGATTATGAGGGAAAAAATATTTCTCATCCAAGAGATTATTCAATTATGGGATATGACAGAAGTACTGGGCAAAAAGTAATGCCTTGGCTTAGTGCTGATTTGGCTGAAAAATATTATGCTTCAAAAAAAGATATAAATGAGTTTTTAAAAGATTATCCAATATTTGAAGAGCAAAGTCTTAGTAAAAAACCTAATTTAAAACAATTAAAAGAAGATGGAAATGTTGGTTTAGATTGTAGATATTTAAATTTTGCACCACAATGTGAAGGTTGGATGCAATTAACCCAAAATGGTGGATATGGTTCTTTTATCATAAATTGGAGTAATGTATGGAAACTAACAACAGCTGCAACGATCCCTTATTATACAGGTAAATATGCTAATACAAAAAGAGGATTCGGATTTGTATCAATAGGTGCTAGTGTAGATGATTTTCATTCTGCTGCTAATAAAACAAAAGAAGATGTTTTGAGTATATTAGAAAACCAAACAAAAAGTATGCAAACAATAGTAAGTTCCAATCAAGTTGAAATTGAAGATTTTATTACTTTGTTAATTAATGAACTAACTATTATTACTTTAACCTTAGTATTAATAATTATATTTATTGCAGTTTGGATGTCGGATTATATAATATCAAAAATAAATAATCTTCTAATTGGTACAAAAAAATTTGCAAATAATGAGTTAGATTACAGAATTAAAGTTACTTCAAAAGATGAAATAGGTGAACTTGAAAGTTCGTTTAATGATATGGCAAAAGAGATTAGTACTTTAATTTCAACACAAAAAGAGTTAAATGACCATTTAGAAGATAAGGTTGATGAAAAAACTAAAGAGTTATTACAAATAAATGAAACATTAGAAAAAGAAGTAGAAAATAGAACGGAATCTTTAAAAGAAGCTCTTTTAAAAGCACAAAATTCTGATAAGGTAAAATCTACATTCTTAGCAAATATGAGCCATGAAATAAGAACTCCTCTTAATTCAATTATAGGTTTTTCAGAACTATTAGCTAATAACTCTGATATAGATGACTCTGCTAAAAAATACTCTTCAATAATTGAAGAGAGTGCAAAATCTTTATTATCAATTATAAATGATATTTTGGATATTTCAAAAATAGAAAGTGGTAATTTTGATATTAATATCAAAGAAACAAATATCAATGAAGTTTGTAAAAATGTATATGAACTTTTTTCTAATAAAGCTGATGAAAAAAACATTAACTTTAATTTTAAAATCAACAAAGATATTCCAAATTGTGTATTGAGTGATGGAATTAGAATTAGGCAAGTTTTATCAAATCTTATTAATAATGCAATTAAATTTACTAAATTAGATGGTGAAATTGATTTTGAAGTATTACTTATTGAAAATAAAGATGAATTAATAAAATTAAGATTTTTAGTAAAAGATAATGGTATTGGTATTCCCTCAAACAAGCTATTAAATATTTTTGAACCTTTTATTCAAGTGGATAATGAATCAAATAGACAATATGAGGGAACAGGACTTGGACTAAGTATTAGTAGTCATATTGTTAAATTATTAGGATCAAAAATTGAAGTTTCAAGTAAAATAGATTTAGGAAGTTCATTTTGGTTTGATTTAGAAGTAAGTGTTTGTGACAGTGGTGTAAGTATTCTTGAAGAAAAAAAAGAAGAGATAGTTCCTAATGATACATTTTATGGAAAAATTTTAGTTGCTGAAGATAATGTTTTAAATCAACAATTGATTAAGTATATACTTGAAAATCTAAACTTAAATTATAAAATAGTTTCAAATGGTCAAGAGGCTATTAATGAGTACAAGAATGATTCTTATAATTTGATTCTTATGGATATTAATATGCCTATTGTTGATGGAGTAAGTGCCTTTAATCAAATAAGAGAATATGAGAAAAACAATGACTTAATATTTATTCCAATTGTTGCATTAACAGCAAATGTAATAAAAGGTGATAGAGAAAAATTCTTGGATTTAGGTATGGACAATTATTTGACAAAACCTATTAATATGAATAAGTTAAAGCAGATACTTAATACCTATCTATCTTTAAATATTAAAGAAAAAAATATTGAAATGAAAATGGATAATATACAAATGCAAAATATTGAAAAAAAAGAGCCGCTAGAAGAATTTGTTTTAACTTTCGATAAAAATGATGCAATAAATCAACTAGGCTTAGATGAAATTACTATTGATATGTTACTTGATAATTTCTTTTTAACTTTAGACAGTGATATAAATAATATTCAAGAAGCCATTGATTTAAAAGATAGTAACAAGATATCACAAACTGCACACTATTTAAAAGGTTCTTGTGCAAATCTAGTAATGAAAGATGCTGTTGATATTTTACAAGATATTGAAAGTAAATCAAAGTTAGGTGAAACAAATTTTGATTTAAAAAAGTTAAAAGAGATTTTTGAAAAGATAAAACAATTTATATAA
- a CDS encoding rhodanese-like domain-containing protein — protein MKFSKIVLSMGLLASSLFANEFINYDNLSKSLKDDAKKNGLYATTDEVKMALKEKDWAVVDVRTAEEWAGAFIKGSQRVGRQTPEVAIENFVTDDDGKLIKDKIIVVCNSAARASIEAQTFRQMGFKTVKIYDLYSWIDECNPVVTKYTVKNDRSGTGLNFGEYYAEHCKK, from the coding sequence ATGAAGTTTTCAAAAATAGTTTTATCAATGGGATTATTAGCTAGTAGTTTATTTGCAAATGAATTTATCAATTATGATAATTTATCAAAATCATTAAAAGATGATGCAAAGAAAAATGGTTTATATGCAACTACAGATGAAGTAAAAATGGCATTAAAAGAAAAAGACTGGGCGGTAGTTGATGTACGAACGGCTGAAGAATGGGCTGGAGCTTTTATAAAAGGTAGTCAAAGAGTAGGTCGACAAACTCCAGAAGTTGCAATTGAGAATTTTGTTACAGATGATGATGGAAAACTGATAAAAGACAAGATAATTGTTGTTTGTAATTCAGCAGCAAGAGCATCAATAGAAGCTCAAACATTTAGACAAATGGGATTTAAAACTGTAAAAATTTATGATTTATACTCTTGGATTGATGAGTGTAATCCTGTTGTTACAAAATACACAGTTAAAAATGATAGAAGCGGAACAGGTTTAAATTTTGGTGAATATTACGCAGAACATTGTAAAAAGTAA